One window of Gemmatimonas aurantiaca genomic DNA carries:
- the lepB gene encoding signal peptidase I: MASKKPASERSSERTSERSSVAALRSGKAPARAPGSGGASAWENIKAVLVTVAIFLAIRTFLIEAYRIPSGSMIPTLLVGDWLFVNKLAYGPHVPFTSINLPGYDEPARGDVVVFVSPTQIDQPEDPHPTLVKRLVAVAGDTIWMRGGLLYVNGMPQRQGVAAQQNPRGDGGFSHPLFQWQHQFEVRGTAAGDPPVSPTLDDWGPLVVPAGHLFMLGDNRYDSKDGRYWGMVPRENVRGRPVFVYYSYNADDSDRPLPFLTDIRWGRIGDVIR, encoded by the coding sequence GTGGCCTCGAAGAAGCCCGCGTCCGAACGTTCCAGCGAACGCACCAGTGAACGCTCCAGTGTCGCCGCCCTGCGCAGTGGCAAGGCACCCGCACGCGCGCCGGGGAGTGGCGGGGCCAGTGCGTGGGAGAACATCAAGGCGGTGCTCGTCACGGTGGCGATCTTCCTCGCCATCCGGACGTTCCTCATCGAAGCCTACCGCATTCCATCGGGCAGCATGATCCCCACCCTGCTGGTCGGGGATTGGCTCTTCGTGAACAAGCTGGCCTATGGCCCGCACGTGCCGTTCACCAGCATCAATCTGCCGGGGTACGACGAACCCGCGCGCGGCGACGTGGTCGTGTTCGTCTCCCCCACCCAGATCGATCAGCCGGAGGACCCGCACCCCACGCTGGTGAAGCGCCTGGTGGCCGTGGCCGGTGACACGATCTGGATGCGCGGCGGGCTGCTCTACGTGAATGGCATGCCGCAGCGTCAGGGCGTCGCGGCGCAGCAGAATCCCCGCGGGGACGGCGGATTCTCGCATCCGCTCTTCCAGTGGCAGCATCAGTTCGAAGTGCGCGGCACCGCCGCCGGTGACCCACCCGTCTCCCCCACGCTCGACGACTGGGGGCCGCTCGTCGTGCCCGCCGGCCATCTCTTCATGCTCGGCGACAATCGCTACGATTCGAAGGACGGTCGCTACTGGGGCATGGTGCCCCGCGAGAACGTGCGCGGCCGGCCGGTGTTCGTGTATTACTCGTACAACGCCGACGACAGCGATCGTCCGCTGCCATTCCTCACCGACATCCGGTGGGGTCGTATCGGTGATGTGATCCGCTAG
- a CDS encoding SWIB/MDM2 domain-containing protein, with protein sequence MAAAKKSAKKAAKKAAPKKAAKKAAPKKAAPKKAAAKKAPAKKAAPKKAAKKAAKRTPNAAFMKALTPSADLAAVVGDKPLPRTEVVKKLWAYIKKNGLQDKTNKRNINADDKLKAVFGGKKTVSMFDMTKLVSAHLK encoded by the coding sequence ATGGCTGCTGCGAAGAAGTCCGCGAAGAAGGCTGCGAAAAAAGCCGCCCCCAAGAAAGCTGCAAAGAAGGCTGCCCCGAAGAAGGCGGCGCCGAAGAAGGCTGCTGCCAAGAAGGCGCCGGCCAAGAAGGCTGCCCCGAAGAAGGCCGCCAAGAAGGCTGCGAAGCGTACGCCGAATGCGGCGTTCATGAAGGCCCTCACCCCCAGCGCCGATCTGGCCGCCGTCGTCGGTGACAAGCCGCTGCCGCGCACCGAAGTCGTGAAGAAGCTCTGGGCCTACATCAAGAAGAACGGGCTCCAGGACAAGACCAACAAGCGCAACATCAATGCCGACGACAAGCTCAAGGCCGTCTTCGGCGGCAAGAAGACCGTCAGCATGTTCGACATGACCAAGCTCGTGTCGGCGCACCTGAAGTAA
- a CDS encoding deoxyribonuclease IV gives MLLLGSHCIDAGGIPMAARRAGRAGMQALQIFSAVPKYYNDKVGVKPDRLARWQEALGVAGIRPEHVIVHAAYVINCATPDAEKWARAAAGLAKEFERSTLLGVGGVCFHPGAATDGDRETACARVSEAMRRALAAVPEGRTRLLIENTAGAGTTVGRTPDEVAAMLHGIPDADRHRTGYGLDTCHLFASGFPIAESRAALTGVLDAFEQATGEVPAFFHLNDSEGACGSNKDRHRCIGEGLIGTAPFGWLLQDRRASGVPLILETPQEVETVADDDDTPDPWDVRSIGLLQTLARETA, from the coding sequence ATGCTCCTGCTCGGATCGCACTGTATCGATGCCGGCGGCATTCCGATGGCAGCCCGGCGGGCCGGGCGCGCGGGAATGCAGGCGCTGCAGATCTTCAGCGCCGTGCCCAAGTACTACAACGACAAAGTCGGCGTGAAGCCCGACCGCCTCGCCCGTTGGCAGGAGGCGCTCGGCGTGGCCGGTATCCGGCCCGAGCATGTGATCGTGCACGCGGCATATGTCATCAATTGTGCCACGCCCGACGCAGAGAAATGGGCCCGGGCTGCGGCCGGTCTGGCCAAGGAGTTCGAGCGTTCCACGCTGCTGGGGGTGGGTGGGGTGTGCTTCCATCCGGGTGCCGCCACCGACGGGGATCGTGAGACGGCGTGTGCGCGGGTGAGTGAAGCGATGCGTCGGGCGCTGGCGGCGGTGCCCGAGGGGCGGACGCGTCTGCTCATCGAGAATACCGCCGGGGCCGGAACCACCGTGGGACGCACACCCGACGAGGTGGCGGCGATGTTGCATGGCATCCCCGACGCCGATCGGCATCGTACGGGATACGGACTCGACACCTGTCATCTCTTCGCATCGGGGTTCCCGATCGCGGAGTCGCGTGCCGCGCTGACCGGTGTGCTCGATGCATTCGAGCAGGCCACCGGCGAAGTGCCGGCCTTCTTTCACCTCAACGACAGCGAAGGTGCCTGCGGGTCCAACAAGGACCGCCACCGCTGTATCGGCGAGGGATTGATCGGCACCGCGCCCTTCGGCTGGTTGCTCCAGGACCGGCGGGCCTCCGGCGTCCCGCTCATTCTCGAGACGCCGCAGGAGGTCGAAACCGTGGCCGACGACGATGACACACCCGATCCGTGGGATGTGCGATCGATCGGATTGCTGCAGACACTCGCGCGCGAAACGGCGTGA